The Sphingobacterium bambusae genome includes a window with the following:
- a CDS encoding aminoacyl-histidine dipeptidase, with product MLEQLEPSTVWTHFEALNAVPRASKKEERVIQFMLDFGHGLGLSTVKDAVGNVIIRKPATAGMEGRQTVVLQSHLDMVHQKNNDTVFDFDNQGIQMWIDGDWLRADGTTLGADNGIGVAAIMGLLSAMDIAHPALEALFTIDEETGMTGAKGLQGGLLSGSILLNLDTEEDTEIDIGCAGGVDVTARLSYETSLVSEKAMLYQLQVKGLQGGHSGMEIHKGLGNANKILTRLLYKLTLQGARLSNIDGGGLRNAIPREAAALLAFEDIDEQGVFSVFDKEVAALKAEFATVDAGLQISLLKIAAAPVTLLPTAVQEKLLKALYAAPNGVYRMSADFADLVETSNNIARVEVKDGAIVIKCLTRSSVESSKWDLATALRSCFELMGAEVSFSGDYPGWTPNPHSAILEVLKSTYTSLFAEEPEVVACHAGLECGILGTNYPGMDMISFGPTILGAHSPQERVSISSVQKFWKFLLQILQQIPASK from the coding sequence ATGTTAGAGCAATTAGAGCCGAGCACGGTGTGGACGCATTTTGAAGCGTTGAACGCGGTGCCTCGTGCATCAAAAAAAGAGGAACGTGTTATTCAGTTTATGTTGGATTTCGGTCATGGATTGGGCTTGTCTACGGTTAAAGATGCGGTAGGCAATGTGATTATCCGTAAACCGGCTACTGCCGGCATGGAAGGTCGGCAGACGGTGGTGCTGCAATCTCATCTGGATATGGTGCATCAAAAGAATAATGACACGGTATTTGATTTTGATAACCAAGGTATTCAAATGTGGATCGATGGCGACTGGTTGCGCGCGGATGGAACAACCTTAGGTGCAGATAACGGTATCGGCGTGGCAGCCATTATGGGGTTGCTGTCGGCGATGGATATTGCACATCCGGCCTTGGAGGCGCTTTTTACCATTGATGAGGAAACCGGCATGACGGGAGCCAAAGGCTTGCAGGGCGGTTTGTTGAGCGGCAGTATCTTGCTTAACTTGGATACCGAGGAGGATACGGAAATTGATATCGGCTGTGCCGGAGGGGTAGATGTCACGGCACGCTTGTCCTATGAAACCTCTTTGGTTTCGGAGAAAGCTATGCTTTACCAATTGCAAGTGAAAGGCCTGCAAGGCGGACACTCGGGCATGGAAATTCATAAAGGCTTGGGCAATGCCAATAAAATCTTGACGCGTTTGCTCTATAAGTTAACCTTACAGGGCGCACGTTTGTCGAATATTGATGGAGGTGGCTTACGCAATGCGATCCCGCGAGAGGCTGCTGCCTTGTTGGCTTTCGAAGATATAGACGAACAAGGTGTATTTTCTGTTTTTGATAAGGAAGTGGCGGCGCTGAAAGCGGAGTTTGCAACCGTTGATGCGGGATTGCAGATCAGCCTGCTGAAGATAGCGGCGGCGCCTGTTACCTTGTTGCCGACGGCTGTGCAGGAGAAACTGCTGAAGGCTTTGTATGCGGCGCCGAATGGCGTATACCGTATGAGTGCTGATTTTGCGGATCTCGTGGAGACCTCCAATAACATCGCTCGGGTAGAGGTGAAGGATGGTGCTATCGTGATTAAATGTTTGACACGTTCGTCGGTAGAATCGTCGAAATGGGATCTTGCAACGGCACTACGGAGTTGTTTTGAGTTGATGGGCGCAGAGGTTTCCTTCTCGGGCGATTATCCGGGCTGGACACCGAATCCGCATTCGGCGATTCTGGAGGTCTTAAAATCTACTTACACATCCCTTTTTGCGGAAGAGCCGGAAGTGGTGGCTTGCCATGCCGGATTGGAGTGTGGTATCTTGGGTACCAATTACCCCGGGATGGACATGATTTCCTTTGGCCCGACCATTTTGGGCGCACACTCGCCACAGGAAAGGGTATCGATATCTTCGGTACAGAAATTTTGGAAGTTCTTGCTGCAGATACTGCAGCAGATTCCTGCTTCGAAGTAA